A stretch of DNA from Rhinoraja longicauda isolate Sanriku21f chromosome 9, sRhiLon1.1, whole genome shotgun sequence:
ggcctcactatggcactggaggaggcccatgacagaaaggtcagactgggagtgggagggggagttgaagtgctcagccaccgggagatcaggttggttaaggcggactgagcgaaggtgttgagcgaagcgatcgccgagcctgcgtttggtttcgccgatataaagaagttgacatctagagcagcggatacaatagatgaggaggagcaggtgaacctctgtctcacctggaaagactgtttgggtccttggatggagttgaggggggaggtaaagggacaggtgttgcatctcgtgcggttgcaggggaaggtgcccggggatggggtgctttgggtaggaagggatgagtggaccagggagttacggagggaacgatctctgcggaacgcagaaaggggaggggatgggaagatgtggccagtagtgggatcctgttgtaggtgacggaaatgttggaggatgatttgttggatacgctggttgatggggtggaaggtgagaacgagggggattctgtccttgttatgaatggggggggggggagggggagcaagagcggagctgcgggatgtagaaaagGCCcaagtgagaacctcatctataatggaagaggggaagccctgtttcctgaagaacgaggagatctcggaagccctagttgaaacacctcatcccgggcgcagatgcagcgtagatagaggaattgggagtaggggatagactttttgcaggagaccgggtgggaagaagtgtagtccagatagctgtgcgagacagtgggtttatagtagatgtcagtcactagtctgtctcctgtgatggagatggtgaggtccagaaacgggagggagatgtcagagatagtccaagtatatttaggagcaggatggaaattggaagtgaagtgtatgaattcagtgagttctgcatgggtacaagaggtagcaccaatgcagtcgacgatgtagcggaggtagttcGGGAATGGGGCCAGtttacgtctggaacagggattgttcgatgtacccaacAAAGTgggaggcatagctagggcccatgcgagtgcccatagctacgcctctggtttggaggaaggggGAGTAGTCAAAGGAGacgttaagggtaagaaccagctctgctacgcggaggagagtgttagtagatggggattggctggttctacggtcaagaaagaaacggagggcttcaagaccatccttgtgggggatggaagtgtagagtgactggacatccatggtaaagatgagggagtgggggcctggaaaccgaacgttatcgaggagatggagtgcATGTGAGGTGTTTTGGACcttggtggggagggatttgaccaggggggggataggatggagtcgaggtaggtggaaataagttcggtgggacacttccaccccatcagccagcggatccaacaaatcatcctccaacatttctgtcacctacaacgggaccccactactggccacatcttccaatcccctccactttctgcgttccgcagagaccgttccctccgtaaatccctggtccactcgtcccttcctacccaaaccaccccatccccgggcaccttcccctgcaaccgcaggagatgcaacacctgtccctttacctccccccttaactccatccaaggacccaaactctttccaggtgagacaggttcacctgcacctcctgcaacctcgtctattgtatccgctgctctagatgtcaacttctttacatcggcgaaactaaacgcaggctcggcgatcgtttcgctcaacaccttcgctcagtccgccttaaccaacctgatctcccggtggctgagcacttcaactccccctcccactcccagtctgatctttctgtcatgggcctcctccagtgccatagtgatgcccaccggaaattggaggaacagcacctcatatttcgcttgggcagcttgcagcccagcggtatgaacattgacttctccaactttagatagttcctctgtccctctcttcccctcccccttcccagttctccctctatcttcctgtctccacctatatccttcctttgtccagcccccctgacatcagtctgaagaagggtctcaacccaaaatgtcacccattctttctctcctgagatgctgcctgacctgctgagttactccagcattttgtgaaataaataccttcaatttgtaccagtatctgcagttattttcttacacttaaaggCTTGACAGTACATATGCaacggcaaagatttaaagatcgcatgaatgaattacaattgttcatccctgtctggtgtaAAAATAAAACCGGGAAGGCAGCTCAACTGTGGTTAAAGAGAGAAATTAAGGatttccaaggaagaggcatataaattggcaagaggaagcagcaaaccagagaactgggggaaatttagaattcaacagaggaggacaaaggggttaattgagaaggggaaaatagagcatgaaagaaagcttgtgaggAACATATAAACTGATTGTAAAAGCTATAGATAGGTGAAGAGGAAAGcattagtgaaggcaaatgtaggCCCtttagtcagaaacaggtgaatttataataggaatcaaagaaatggcagacaagtactttgattctgtctttactaaggaagacacaaacaatctcccagaaatactagaggaccgaggatctagtgggagggaggaactgaacgaaatctgcattagtcaggaaatagtgttaggtaaactgttgggactgaaggcagataaatccccagggccagatgggtctgcatcccagagtattcaaggaggtggccctagaaatcgtggatgcattgttgatcattttccaatgttctatagactggaTCAGAttctgtggactgaagggtagctaatgtaacaatttttatgaaaggagggagagagggaactgaattatggaccagttagcctgacatcggtagtggggaagatgcttgagtcgattattaaagatgtaatagcagcataTTTGGAAAGGAGTGACagttcggtcaaagtcagcatgaatttatgaaggggaaatcatgcttgactaatctggattttattttgaggatgtaacaagtagagtggataagggagagtaTTGGGGTAggctattgacatggatagagaactgtttgacagacaggaagcaaagagtaggaattaacggctaATTTTCAGAATtggcaggctgtgactagtggggtgccgcaaggctcagtgctgggaccctttAATTacaatattaacgatttagacgaaggaattaaatgtaacatctccaagtttgcagatgacaccaagctgggtggcagtgtgagctgtgaggaggatgcaatgaggctgcagggtgacttgtatagttTGGGTGaaagggcagatgcatggcagatgcagtataatgtgaataaatgtgtgatttcccactttggtggcaagaacaaggcagattattatctgaatggtgtcagattaagaaaaggggaggtgcaacgagacctgggagttcttgtacatcagtcactgaaagtaagcaaacaggtacagcaggcagtgaagaaagcaaatggcatgttggctttcatagcgagagggtttgagtataggagcaaggagggcctactgcagttgtacagggtgctgatgagaccacacctggagtatagtgtgcagttttggtctcctaatttgaggacggacattcttgttattgagggagtgcagcgtaggttcaccaggttactttccgggatggcgggactgacatatgatgaaagaatggatcgactgggcttatattcactggaatttagaaggatgagagaggatcttatggaaacatataaaattcttaagggattggacatgctaaatgcaggaaaaatgttcccgatgtttggggagccCAGCACcaggcgtcacagtttaagaataaggggtaggccatttaggactgagatgagggaaaactttttcacccagagagttgtgaatctgtggaattctttgccacagagggcagtggaggccagttaactggctgtattcaaaagagagttaaatatagcacttacggctaacggaatcaagggatatggggagaaagcaggaacggggtactgattttggatgatcaaatatgatcatattgaatggcggtgctggctcaaagggccgacagTCCTACTCCTAAAATTCTATGTTTATCTCACCTGTTCAGATGCTTGCAGATCTGCAACAGACGGCATGTCCATTTCCCTGGTCTCCCAAACAATGGCCGGTATGTACGAGCTGTACATGTCGGGCATTGTAACATGGGGAGGATCTGTAAGTGTATTTATTGCATCTTGTTCAACTATTTTCTGTGAAAGCAATATTCGCATTCCTGCCCACTCCCTAAGGATTTCTTACAAATACTCCAtttgattctgtgtaaattttgttCTAAAGAGTTCAAGTATCCTCTTCCCCACAAATGGAATATGTGCCTGCCATACCAAAACATTTCATAAAACTTTAAAGATCTCCATTAGTTCTCTCCCCGCCATCTCTTTTTGAATAGAAAGGAGAATGAGCTTGTGCATTTTTGCCAAATCAATTCATTACTCCATAAGGTGTTTTAGCAAATCTCTGTCCTCTTCTCTATTCAACATCCTTAATTGTACAGTGACCGCAACAgtaccttaaatatacctggactatctccgacatctccctcccgtttctggacctcaccatctctatcacaggagacagactagtgactgacatctactataaacccactgactcgcacagctatctggactacacttcttccctcctgcaaaaagtctatcccctactcccaattcctccgtctacgccacatctgcgcccgggatgaggtgtttcacactagggcgtcagagatgtcctcattcttcaggaaacgcggcttcccctcttccattatggatgaggctctcactagggtctcttctacatcccgcagctccgcttttgctccccctccccccactcgtaacaaggacagaatccccctcgttctcaccttccaccccatcagccagcggatccaacaaatcatccgccaacattttcgtcacctacaacgggaccccaccactggccatatcttcccatccccttccctttctgcgttccacagagaccgttccctccataactccctgggccactcgtcccttcctatccaaaccaccccatccccgggcactttcccctgcaaccgcacgagatgcaacacctgtccctttacctcccccctcaactccatccaaggacccaaacagtctttccaggtgagacagaggttcacctgcacctcctccaacctcatctattgcatccactgctccagatgtcaacttatttacatcggcgaaaacaaacgcaggctcggcgatcgcttcgctcaacacatgcgctcggtccgcgttaaccaatctgatatcccagtggctgagcacttcaactccccctcccattcccagtctgacctttctgtcatgggcctcctccagtgccatagtgaggcccactggaaattggaggaacagcacctcatatttcgcctgggcagcttgcagcccagtggtatgaacattgacttctccaactttagatagttcctctgtccctctcttcccctcccccttcccagatctccctctatcttcctgtctccacctatatccttcctttgtccagccctcctgacatcggtctgaagaagggtctcgacctgaaacctcgcccattccttctctcctgagatgctgcctgacctgctgagttactccagcattttgtgaataaataccttcgatttgtaccagcatctgcagttattttcttatacaacagtaCACCGAGTCAATGTGATCTAATCAAAGTGTACTGCGAATCTGGCATTACTTTCGAAGTTTACCTTTCTTTAGAGatgatgaaggtgattgatggTGAAGGTGATGAGTGGTAGACATTATCTACATGAACttgagcaaggcatttgacaaggtcactCATGTGAAGCTAATCCACGTGGTATACATGGAGACTTGGTAGATTAGATTCAAAATTGGGCGACCCATAGAAGACGGTGTATTGTGGTCTGCCTTAGCCTTTGCTGCGACTGTTACCTCTTCAGAGAATAGGTTTATGTTGTTAAAGAAGATTTTTCCTTTTAAATTACAGTTGACTATTCATCAGTTTTCTTTTTGGATGCTTAATGTAGGGATTTCACTATTTAAAATTGGTAATAGCATCTTTGTATTTAAAAGTGACGTGTTACCGGACTGTTGGCTTCTGAACATCAAACTAAGTTTAATCAAGTCATTTGGCATTGTCTATAAGGAAAAGAACCGAAAgcgacacaatggcgcagctggtagagcagctgtctcacagcgccagagacccaggtttgatccctacctcgggtgctgtctgtgtggactttacatattctctctgtgactgtgtgagtttcccccaggtgctctagtttcctcctgcatcccaaagacatgcgggtttgtatgttaattggctctctgtaaattgtcccgagtgtgtcgggagtgggtgcaaaagtgggataacataactaGTCTCAACATGGTCTTGGTGGACCAAGATCATTTTCCATGCTCCATCTccagctaaactaaaataaggtaTACAGTCTTGCTGAGGCATAGTCTTGCCTTGAGACAGTCTCATGTTGAAATGTTTCCAAGCTCCAAGCTCCACACAAAGCATCGATTTTAGTCATGTGGCGATTCTTCAGAAGGGCCGATTAACAGTTGTCAGCGCGAGACTTACCATCAGCATTGTTGTCCCAGTAACAGGAACTAGCTGTGTGTAGACCAGCTCCATTCTTCTGCATGATCACAGAGGTCACTGCAGTCAAATACAATTAAAAGGTTGAATATCCCAACCGGCAAGTACTTTGGAGAACTTCTAACTCCCACTACACCAATTTTACCACAATTTTAACGTATTAGCTGGATAAAATGTGCTGCGTGCaaagaattgagaaggatgatgaTGGATGTTCTGGCTGAAGAATTAGTACAATGACAGATACATTAGAAATCTGTCATTCCAGCACTCATTTAGATTTGAACGGTGCATGTTTCAAATTCAACATCAATTTCCTCTGTATAATTTCACTTCGGATGTGACAAATTCAAAGAATGGAATAATTGAGTCAATGCAGATTTTCTGCCACTTAGGATTTCTAGATAGGCAAGGTATCAGGTCAGGACCCGACCCAAACATTGCCTGTTCATTctcttcacaggtgctgcctgacccgcatttaAGGACCTGCATTAAACTGcgatttttcagactggaagcagatgtctgtgccgaccatcaaccaccaatcccatttaccagcacttggtccaaaGTTATATTCAAGTGTTCGTCTAGATAATTCATAAATGTTATGAGAGTACCTCCCCCAAATGCACTGGGTTCCAGATTTGAAAAAGTCTCTGGGTGGAAACAAATgttcctcagatctcctttaaattaatatcttaaacctgtgccctgtgGGTTTTAGACCTCCACTCTGGGGAAACATATGGTCCTCATGATTTTGGTCACCCTTGTATTTTGTCATTACAAATTATGACATAAAACTGTAAAAATGTCATGTGTTTATGAacttgttttgttgttttttacagagtactatgtttacatatctgttgtgctgctgcaagtaagaatttcattgttctgttctggaacagatgacaataaaacacttgactcccaGCAACATCAACCCGCAGCAGCAAATACTTCACAGTCAGTCTTGGAGAGCACTTACCAATATACTTGAATGGTTTGCCCAGTTTGGTGAGCTGGCTTAGACAGAGTTCGACCACACTAGTAGTCCACTGGTGAACTCTGTTTGGCTGATATGCATTTCCACCGATTGCAGTCTCTATTGACTAGGAAAAAGTAAAACTTTTATGAATTTCAACAGCTGACAACCTtgagttaaatttttttttaattgtcctacATTGCCTTACCTCTTTGATAATACCACTTATTTCATCAACAATAAATATAGTCTGAAAAAGAAAAGATACAGGTTTGTTTTACCTTTGAAAAGATTTCCAGGTGGAATTTATTCATAGTACTGATTAGCAGGTGGCCTCCCACGGGCATTAAATATTAAACGGTATCAATTAAATGTTTTGTGAACATTAAAACTGCCTATGTGCTGTTTCTTTCAATGTTTATGTTTTTTGATTGCAAGCTAATTGATTTTGCTGATAACATTTTATTCTACACCGACTGGAATGATGACATGAAACATCAACTGggcccttttccagggttacgtccgAGCCGGGGTGTCCCTCGAAAAGGAACACACAGTCACCACAGGGATTTCCGGGTCCGCTGGGCACCacagggttgaatgcatcctagaCCAGCAATGTAATATAGTTATTTAATATTTAGCATTTAGAATATTTGATAATTTTTGTATTTGGTGGTGGGTTTTACTGTtagttttgtaaatatttttgttgtgaataattgaatacatttatttttggttaaaaaaaagaaacatcaacCAGGGCTGACAGTACATTGACCATCAACCACTttcatccatagaaacatagaaaataggtgcaggagtaggccatttggcccgttgtGCCAGcatcgcaattcaatatgatcagggctgatcatccaaaatcagtaccctgttcctgcttttcccccatatcccttgattctgtaattcatccaacactGACATCAGGCTGTTAGCAGCACTAAGTCTATCCTCCTATCCATCTGCTTACCTGTTTGCCCTCCAATGCACCTCCAATACCTTACACCCCTCACCTCACATACCTGCTTCCCTGCTGGTacctctcccactcctccacaACCACCATGACCACCTCCCAAACTCcctcaaccaccctcctctctcccacccggACCCCCTTCCTCATCCTCCACTGACCTTTCCTCCTCCATCCGTCCCTGACCACTCTCCTCCCCCGCCGTGCCCTGTCCCACCCcgaccctcctcacccaccctcaccccctcgatCTCCCACCCCTGATCCTCCCATTCATTGCCCCTCCCTTAAACGCTGCAAACATCAACCCTCCAGCCCCCAATCattacacttcaactcccctcatccccacctcctccccggtTTGATATTCGTCCATCTTCCAACCGCCTCCTTTTGCTCGCGGCTCCCGGCGTCAACGGGGCGGGGACTGCGTCCGTGCGTGCGTGCGTCACAGGGGGCGGGACTACCAACATCACGTCATCGGAGGCGGGGCTGATCCGGCGCGTCACAGGGGGCGAGGCTGCTGACGCACTTCATGGGGAGCAGACTGCAGGGGGCGAGGCTGAGCAAGCGGGATCGTCATAGGGGGCGTGGTCACTGAGTTGCGGTGGGAAGGTGCTGGCGGTCCCGCGCAGGCGCACTGGCAGTAATCTCGGCCCAGGTATCCTGTGGCGCGCCGGTCCCACCGCCACCTCCCCTGATCGCTGCCGACTGAGGGCGGAGATCGGCGGACTTCCTTCATCTCTGCCGGAGGG
This window harbors:
- the LOC144596605 gene encoding dynein light chain Tctex-type 1-like isoform X2, with product MDEYQTGEETIFIVDEISGIIKESIETAIGGNAYQPNRVHQWTTSVVELCLSQLTKLGKPFKYIVTSVIMQKNGAGLHTASSCYWDNNADGSCTVRWENKTMYCIVSVFGLGI